DNA from Denticeps clupeoides chromosome 7, fDenClu1.1, whole genome shotgun sequence:
TTTAAGGTGCACTGCTTAACGATTCATTCTGGCCCGTCCTGTTTGCTTGCTACTCTACATTCCTGTTACAGCTCATTTTAGtacaaaaccaaaatgagatGCTTGATATCTTCTGCATCTGGCGATAGTTCTCACTGAACAGCAGTGCTCCCGAAGCCGCAGGGACAACCGCTGCCCGTTTGACCCGGCCTGGGTCGGCCTGTGCTCCACGTGATGTAGCCCAGGACGTGTTTGTTTATCCGCCACATGGGCCCTGCTGGGGTGTCTGCGGGAAGCATCCTGAAAGACAAGCCAGTACCAGCCAGTCTGTAACATTACCCATATCCCCACCTCAGGGGGGGCAGAGGCAGGGAGATAGATGGCCGTGTGTTTCAAAGGACGAGATTTAGTTTTCTTTCTTGCTTCAGAGCAGCTTTCTCTTCCGGAAAACTGTGCCTGACTTGCACAGTCTCATTAGCTGCTCTCATTATTCTGTCAATAGTGTGAAAGGGTAATTAGTGGGGCGAGTTGAGGAGAATAAAGAAGATTGTGAGAGAGCCTTCCAAATTAAAGCCTTATAAAAGTAACTCATCTGTGCTGCAGAACCAGCTCCTCCTGTGATCAGTACAATAAGGACTCTCAGATAAATAATGGGCTCTGCCAACGCAAAAATTCTAGACATGGGGTCTAGAAGTGGGTGACCTACAGCCTAAAAAGGAACATGAACGTTTCACCGCTGTATTTTCAGTACAGTAACGGGAACGTGAGCTGTGCTCCTTTTTTCCACTTGAAGTAGTACATCGTTTGGAGGAGGttaaggaggggggggggggggcaagacAGAACCACTTGGTAATACTCTTTGCTCAGGCCTGGTTGGCTCACGCTCAGTTAGGCGGTCAGTGTTGGGCGGAAACGGGTCACGTCTGTGCCGTGTTGCTCACAGAGGAATCTATTTACAGCCCTGGGACCCAACGCACAGCGATGAATTATTCTCGAAAACGATGACAAATGTTCAAGATGTACAGCAGGCAAGTCAAGCCGACTAATTAATTGATCAAATTGGGGAGCAGGGATTCACTTTGGATGGGGAGAAAGTCCACCACACATAACAGATCCATCAACATGAGAGCAAAGGTTTTCTAATAAATCCTACACTTGGCACATGTACATGCAGAGCTAAGACTGGACACGGGAAGCTTAATTTCCTTATTTAGTATGATTAGAGGTGCATCTggttttcaactttttttttttttaaaccagataatcttttttttttttttttttttatagccacaAGGAAACGGGtagaacaaaagaaacaaaaagaacacCTATACGTAACAACATACAGAACGAGGCTACGGCTAGGCCTGCTTGAAAATGCCCTCTTTTGTACTCCCACTTCCACCATGACATAGCAGCACCAGGGTAGGGGCCCCTTCTGAAATGTCACCCGGGTGTCCATCTTCAGCATATGGGTTGCACTTGTACCGTGTTCTCAGTCTGTCTCCAGAATTAAGGGTGGCTGCTCGTTTTCCTCGTCCAAGTGCAGGGCGTTGATGTCGTCCTCAACGCCAGCGCCACCCACTGCACCCTGATCCTCAGAGTAACCTACAGAGGGAGAGGGGCCATGAGTGGCAATGGACAGACATTCTAGAAAACACTCAACACAAGAGATTTTACCTTTATGTGCCCCCCACTATGGCTGCATGGGTCACAAAACCAgtcaatttattattttggtgTACTGTACTCTGTACTGTACTGGCCCATTACGTCTTCTGAGGATCGTTCTAATAActcattcatatttaaacaaaGAACTGTGTAGATCTTGCTAATACGATCACAATTGACTAAAATAAGTTCAAATGTTTATACCTACAAGAAAAAAGTGCTAATAAAACTACAGGAGTTCAAAAATCAGTTATGTTCCAAGAGGTGTGATAAAGACTCCTTCTactaacatttatttatttatttgcaatttCAGACATTTTCGTACCTTTGGCCATGGCAGCGCTGTATGTCTGTGCCACAAGTGGACGATCATGTGCTGTCTGTTCTAATATTTCGTTGGCTGGTTCGGCACTGCCGTCCAATCTAGAGATAGAGACCAAAAAAGGCTTAAAATACCTCAGGTACCCTGACAGGTAAGCTGAATAAAACAGTGACGGATACACAGCCTTACTTGTGCTGTTTCATGAGGGTGCATTCTCCACCTTCCTGTGGGTCCAGGTTGTACAGGTACAGGTAACCATCTGCAGCTGCCACAAGAAGCCTGGGAATCTTCTGGATTCTGAAATAtacagaatattgtgtttttcttgATAAAGAAACAAGAAGGATATTTTTCAAAGATTTTTCCCGCATGCTAGTCACTTCGACACTGAATTTGAGAAATAGTCTCACATGGCAAGCGCGCAGATATTCTTGTGTCCAGAAAACGGGAGTCTGACCGTTGCGAAGGCCCGACCTTGTGTGAACATCTCTGTCACCTGGGACGGCAGGTACGTAGTAGAGGCCATGAGGACTTTTCCGAAGTACCCTGTCCAGGTAGTGGGTTCTTCCTGCGGCCTACAAGACACAGGAATAGAGACAACATCCAAATGAACCATCTATCAGACATGACAATCTGGCAAACCAGATTTAGaatttgctggaaaaaaaaattcaagtggGTGCATAAAACAGTCATGAATCACAACATATGGGTTTTTGTAAACTCATGTGAGCAATTCCATCCGAACATTTACATGGATGAGATCCAGAACAAACTCACTTCTCCCGCTGCGTCTCCAGTTTGAAGATGTGAACTGTCTCCGTGTTACTTGAAGCAGACAAATACAGTCCTTCCATACTGAAGGCGAGGGAGCAGATGCTTACACATctgtcacacaaacaaaaaaaaaactatcattCTTCACATAATTTCAACTTCGTGCATCTCTCGTGCATCAGCACTACATCACATTTTCTAATCACAGCGTCTTATACCTCTTCACTCCCCTTCGGAACTCAAACAGCTTCTGTCCTTCTGGAATGGAAAACACGCGGATGACGGTTCCCTGAAAGTAGTCACAAGAACAGCGATCAAAATCCGAGGTGGTGAGAGAATCTCCCTGctgcgaaaaaaaaacaaaaaaacaccgaTACCTTCTCTGAGGCAGTAGCGAGTTTGGTGCCGCTGGCATCAAAAGCCAGCGCTGCTAAGGGACTGTCATGAGCAGGGATCATGTTAGCAGCCCTCTGgaggaatacaaaaaaagagcaaaatggcAAACTGATGCCTAAGATGTTCAGTAAAGATGAAAATAATGATATTGCACAATATTACATCTGAAAAGAAACTTACcaggttaactgtgtcaaaaaCCTGCACTTCTCCTATGGTGGCACTCCCTGGGTACGCTAAGTAACAGTTGTCGTTACTAATGGAGAGTGCACACAGCCCTGGGCGAAAAA
Protein-coding regions in this window:
- the wipi2 gene encoding WD repeat domain phosphoinositide-interacting protein 2, with amino-acid sequence MNLASQSGEAGCSQLLFANFNQDNTSLAVGTKSGYKFFSLSSVDKLEQIYECTDTEDVCIVERLFSSSLVAIVSLKAPRKLKVCHFKKGTEICNYSYSNTILSVKLNRQRLIVCLEESLYIHNIRDMKVLHTIRETPPNPSGLCALSISNDNCYLAYPGSATIGEVQVFDTVNLRAANMIPAHDSPLAALAFDASGTKLATASEKGTVIRVFSIPEGQKLFEFRRGVKRCVSICSLAFSMEGLYLSASSNTETVHIFKLETQREKPQEEPTTWTGYFGKVLMASTTYLPSQVTEMFTQGRAFATVRLPFSGHKNICALAIIQKIPRLLVAAADGYLYLYNLDPQEGGECTLMKQHKLDGSAEPANEILEQTAHDRPLVAQTYSAAMAKGYSEDQGAVGGAGVEDDINALHLDEENEQPPLILETD